CATGTCCCGCGCCGACGCGCTCGCCAAGTACGCCGGAGCGCGCGCCGTCACGGCCGAGTTCGTCCGCCGCACCACCGCCCCGGTCAAGAAGCACGTCGCCGACGGGCCGGCGGGCAAGATGACCGGTCACCAGATGCTGGTGCTGCTCGGCGGCCACAACCTGCGCCACAACGCCCAGATCCGCGAAGCGCTCGAGCAACTGCAGAAGAAGTAGAGCGCTCAGCGCTGCGAGTGTGATGGGGCGCTCCGGCACTCGGGATCCAAAGCGGGCTCCTATTTGAGGCGTGGTCGCCCACTTTGGATCCCGAGCGCCAGAGCGCCCCTGGCAAGCGCTTCTCGCAAGCTTCTTTTCTCTCGGGCGAAAGTTGGGGACACATTGCGGCCGCTCGAGGGCTCAGGCAGCCGACGGGCGCCGAAGCCGCTATGTGTCCCCGGAACCGCCGGGAAGCGGGCCGGACAGGACCCCGAGCACGCGCCCCGCAGCCAGAATAGGTCGAAAAGACCGCTGTATCTAGTGGCTCCCGAACGCGGCGATGTAGTCGGCCATCGACGCGAGAACGACCTGCTCGGCGTGCTCGCGACCGTAGGTCGCGGCAACGCTGACCACGTTGGTCTCGCCGGGCATCTGCTTGTAGGTCGTGAAATAGTGCGCCAGCCGCTCGACCATCTTGGGCGGCAGGCCGTCCAAGTCCTCGACATCCCCCCAGTAGAGATCGTTCTTGAGCACGGCGATGATCTTGTCGTCGGCCTCGCCGCGGTCGATCATTCTCAAGCCTCCGACGACCCGCGCGTCCAGCAGGATGTCGGCCCGGGTGACCGTCCTCTCGCTCACCACGCAGATATCGAGCGGATCGCCGTCGCCGCGCTCGGCGGCGGGCGACAGCGCCGCCATCCGCGACCCGCAGTAGGTGCGCGGGATGAAACCGTAGAGCGTCGGCGGCTGGGCCGCTCCGCGCTGGGGCCGGTCCACCTTCAGGTAGCCCGAGACCTTGTCGATCTCGTACTTCACGGTGTCGAGCGGCCCGATCTCGATATAGGCGGTCACGATCCGCGGCGGATCGGGGCCGACCGGGAGGCCGTGCCAGGGGTGCGGGCGGAATTCACGGAAGCGC
This portion of the Thermoanaerobaculia bacterium genome encodes:
- a CDS encoding inorganic pyrophosphatase, with the translated sequence MATNLRFREFRPHPWHGLPVGPDPPRIVTAYIEIGPLDTVKYEIDKVSGYLKVDRPQRGAAQPPTLYGFIPRTYCGSRMAALSPAAERGDGDPLDICVVSERTVTRADILLDARVVGGLRMIDRGEADDKIIAVLKNDLYWGDVEDLDGLPPKMVERLAHYFTTYKQMPGETNVVSVAATYGREHAEQVVLASMADYIAAFGSH